The window ATATCTATTCCGCAATAGTTTCTGCCGTATTGAGCGGCAACGACGGCGGTGGTGCCTGAGCCGATGAACGGGTCGAGTACGCAGTCGCCCGCGTTTGAACTTGCCGCGATGATTCTCGCAAGCAAAAGTTCCGGCATCTGACAGGGGTGCCAGAGCTGTCTTTCCTTGAAAGTTCCGCAGACCCTTGAGAAGCTGTCCCATACATCGTCAGGCGTTTTGCCGACGGAATTGGCGCGCTTATCGTTGTAAATCAATTGCCTGTCGGAAGGGCATCTGATTGCGTAATCGTTGAACGTAAATTGTTTTTTGTCTTTAACGAAATAAAAAATATGAGTGTGTGAGCGTGCGAATTTGTTTTTCGTCTGCTGGCCGAAGGTGTAATGCCAGATAATCCAGTTTCGGCAGAACAGTTTCAGTTCGTCTTCGGCTATTATTTTTACCTGTGCCGCGTAATCGTCGCCGATGGCGATGTAAAACGAGCCGGTCGGCTTAAGGACGTTATTGCAGGCTGACATCCATTGTTTTGTCCAGTCGATATAATGCTGTTTTTCTTTCTTATCGTTGTATTTGTCGTATTTGTATCCGATGTTGAAAGGGGGGTCGGCGAAAACAAGGTCTGCGAACGGTTCTTTGACTGTGTTTAGTATCTCGATACAGTCGCCAGCTATGATTTTATTGATAAGTTCTTCCATCCCCTTATTTTAGCGCACTTTGCGAGTATTGCAAGCAGGATATTTAGTCTGAAAATAGTTTTGACAAAAAGATGGAAATTGTAGAGAATATAGAAAGTAAAAAGGTGTTGATATGAATGCGCAGAAAAAAATTGAATATTGGATGGATACCGCACATTACGACTTGGTCAGCGCAAAAGCTATGCTGGACAAGAAGAGATATTTATATGTTGGTTTCTTGTGTCATCAGGTAGTTGAAAAGACGCTTAAGGCGTATTACTGGCACAGTCAAAAAAAGGAACCGCCTTATATTCATAATTTAATTGTTCTTTCGGAAAAAAGTGAGTTCGTAACAAAAGCCGATGAAAGCCATTTCATTCTTTTTAATCAACTTATGCCTCTTAATATTCAGGCTCGTTATCCTGAGGATAAACAGCTTTTGTTAAAATCTTTGAATAGTAAAAAATGTACAGAATTGTATAAAAGCACAAAAGGATTTTACACGTGGACAAAAAAATTATTAAAATAGCCCGGCTTTACGCCCAAAAAGTCAGGGATTATATGCCGGTTGATATGGTTATCCTTTATGGTTCCCATGCAAAAGGCACAGCCACAAAGTCCAGCGATATTGATATCGCGGTGGTGGTCGATAAGTTCAAAGGGGATTATCTGCAGGTAAGTGCGGATTTATTTGGTCTTGTCCGTGATGTGAATATTCAGATTGAACCGGTTTTGCTTTGCCGTTCAATGGATAAAAGCGGATTTCTCGAAAGCGTTGTCAAACACGGCAAAATTGTTTATAAAGCCATCGCATAAAAATGTAGTCGCCGGCGATTATTTGATTTTCATAATTTTTAGCCACTAAGACACCAAGGCACGAATTTTTTAACTATATCATTTTCTTTGTGTCTTTGTGCCTTCGTGGCAATCGCCCCCCATTTTAGCGCCAGCGGCGTATATACAAGCAGGACTTGGTTGCCAATTGTTATTTAATATACAATTTCATATTCTTTCAACAAATAAGATAATTCATTGATTTTTGTTTCGTATATCTTTGGTTTCAGATTTCTCTGTAAGCACCAATTTATGACAGTTTCTTTGTCTTTTCCAATTTTACAGCCAAGATGTACCGAAACCAATGCATCAGGATTAAACTTTTGCAAAGTCCTTGGTTTTTCAGGCAGTACAACTCTCCATTCCTGCTCATATTCCCAGCATGATGCTTTAGTGAAAAATATTTTGTCAGTTATTTCTTTTTCATTATTAGTAAAAGGATTCCAGTTGTATTCATTAGCCGGAGGGTATTTGACGTTATCAGGAATACAGGGGTTGTTATTAAAACCAAAAAGTAATTTATTGTAATCGAAACCTATGCAAATTCCTTGATGGGAATCTGTATAATGCGACCACATCAAAATAGCCAACCCGACATTTTTTTTATTACATGGTTCCAGTTCGGAGAGAGACAATACCCCCATATTTAGATAGCTTTTAAACTTGTCACTAAAATAGACCCTAAGCTCTGATATGGGCTTGTTATTAATAAATTGTTTAGCTTTCACTAAATCGATTCCAACCTTTGCAAACTTTTCAGAATTGATATTTTCAATGTATTTTAACATTTGCTCTTTGGTGACGTTCTTTAAGTTGGGAGGAATTTTACAATCAAACGGGTCATTGAATTGGTCTGGATGGGAAAAATATAGTTCGTTATTTATAAATATATTATGGGTAAATTTGAAGTTGTTTCCGGAAAGTGGTCTGTATTTGTAAAGTATTTTCGGTGAAGGTTCCATGGTCTCTTTTCTTTTTAGTATCATTTATCTTTTTATTGTTTATTGTTAGATAAATCATAGCCTTAAACATTGTGGTTTATCAAGCCGGAAATAAGAACCCTGCCAAAGTTCCCTCTGATTTTGTTTTTCGAGGAAACAAAATACCGAAGATTCGGGAATTAAAATGTTGGCAGGGCTAACCCCAAAAACTGCGTTTTTTTAATGGATTCCAGCCTGCGCGGGAATGACAACCCCCCCCCCCCCCCCCCAGCACGGGTCTGGGGGCTAACCCCAAAAAACCATATTTTTCTAAAAAAATTCGGTTTTTTGCTTGCTTTTTGTTAAAAATATGGTATAATACGCATAAAGTTAAGCGTAAAACTAACAAAATTCAATATCTAACTATGGAAATCCAAAATCCTAATATCTAAATCAGAAACAATATCGAATTACCAAAACACGAATGTTCAAAACTGTTTTGAGCATTTAGTAATTGAGATTTTGAATTTGTTTAGTGCTTAGGATTTAGGGTTTAGAGTTTTCAACCATAAAATTTTCATTCCCGCCTTAGGCGGGTAAACTTCAATCCTAAATTTTTATGCCTAAACTTTATCTGCACATTCCGCCAATACCATATTTTCTGCCGACGTTTATTATGCGCATCGGCGTGTGGATTTTGCTGCGCCACAGGATAAAAAAATATGGTTTCGCATTTCGCAGGATTAAACTTACCAGCGGCAAATCCATCGGGACAAAGCCCGCCGAGACCAAGTATGCAATTGTTGACGCGGAGGACTATGAAAAACTAAATTGCTATAATTGGCAGTGCTTAACGAGCAGAAGTACGTTTTATGCAGTGCGGCTTCGATTGAATAATGAAAAAGCAAAGATTATGCGTATGCACAGAGAAATAATGCAGGCACCGAAAGGAATGGTTGTTGACCATATTGACCACGATGGGTTGAATAACTGCAAATCAAATTTAAGAATTGCAACTCCTTCTGAAAACCGCAGAAACAGCAGGAAGGCGAAGGGCACAAGTTCAAAATTCAAAGGGGTATGCTGGCATAAAAGTAATAAGAAATGGAGTGTCGGGATAAATATAAACGGTCGCCGAAAACATCTCGGCTCTTTTGATAACGAAGCAGAAGCTGCAAAAACATACGATAAAGCGGTAAAAAAATATCATGGAGAGTTTGCGGTGCTGAATTTTGAAGAAACTGACCACTAATATACCAAAAAGGGCAATATAATTAGAAAATTTAGGGTCTTAGTGCCTTTGTGGCTATTCAGGAGGCCTGAAAAATGTGCTTGCATAGGGGATTAAAAGGCGTATAATTACCTCAAAATCGCGGGTGTAGCTCAGTGGTAGAGCGTCACGTTGCCAACGTGAATGTCGTGAGTTCGAGCCTCATCACCCGCTTTTACAAATTATCAGTGAGCTACCGGCTAAATTTAGCCAGGCGCTGGTCGCTGGTATGTCATAAGGCCGATTAAGGGCTTCAGGACATATATACGACCTGAAGCTTTTTTGTTTTATGACACTGATTAACGCGGTATTTAAAAAGTTAAGACACGGATTAACACGGATTAACACTGTAAATAAAATATAATATCTCTGTATCCTCTGTGAACTCTGTGGCTAAAATATTTCGAATTACTCTATGGCAATTTTTTAGGAATCCAAAAATGGCAAAAGAAACGAAACCAACCGAGACCGAAACAAAAGACGAAATTAAGAACGCAGTCAGTATCGCTGATGCAGGTCCGTGCAAAAAGAAAATCAGCGTTGAGATACCAGCCGAGAAAATCACCAAAGTTCTCGATGAGCAGTACGACCAGTTCAGGCGTGACGCTCTTGTGCCGGGCTTTAGAAAAGGAAGGGCGCCGCGAAGGCTGCTCGAAAAACGGTTCGGCAAAGACGTAACAGAGCAGGTAAAGCTTAAACTCCTTGCCGAGGCCAGTGAAGCCGCGATAAAGGATAATAATCTCGAATCGCTCGGCGAGCCGAATATCGAACATGAAAAAGTAGAACTGCCCGCCACCGGCCCGATGAAATTCGAATTTGAAATCGAAGTAAGGCCCGCAATCGACCTGCCGGTCCTTGAAGGCATACCGGTTGAAAAACCAAAACTCGAAGTTACGAAAGATTCGATTGACAGCGAAATACTCGAACTTCAGAAGAGACTGGGAACATGGAAGCCGAAAGACGGCAAAATCGCCGTTGACGACCAGATTATCGCTGACGTCGTTTTAAAGCCCGAAGGCGGCGAAACAGAAAAAATCGCAAATTCCGAAATTCACGTCCATCCGCGCGGCTTTGTCGGCAAAGTGGTTGTCGAAGATTTGGATAAACTTCTCGTCGGCGCAAAGTCAGGCGATGTAAAAACCACAACTACGGAAGTGCCCGCGACATTCTTCGATGAAAAGTACCGCGGCAAAAAAGTAGAAGTCGAAATTAAAATCAGCGATGTAAAACAGCTTATCCCCATCGAACTGAATGAGGATTTCTTCAAGAGAATAGGCATAGCCAATGAAGAAGAGCTTAGAAATACTCTGACCAGGAGAAACGAACAGAATCTCGAAAGACAGGCTCGCGATGCGATGCGTCAGGAAATCCGCAACTATCTGAACGAAAAGGTAAGTTTCGACCTGCCGATGGATATCGTCGCCGACCAGTCAAGAAGCATCCTGCAGAGACAATATACGAGATTGCTGCTTCAGGGCTTAAAGGCCGAAGATGTTCAAACGCAGATGGAAGAATTAAAAGCCTCAAGCCAGGAGCAGGCACAGGAACAGCTCAGGGCATTCTTTGTAATGGATACCGTAGCCAAGAAGCTCGGCATCGAAGCGACCGAAGAGGAAATCAACGGCTATATCGCACAGGCCGCGATGTACAGACAGGTTCGGCCGGAAAAGCTGCGTGAGCAGATGTCGCGCGACGGCTCGCTTGCCGAAGCGGCGCTGGAAATCAGGGAAATCAAATGCCTCGACAAGATTCTCGAATCGGCAAAGGTTACCGAAGTCGCACCGGAAAAATTAGCCGCAAAACACAAAAAAGCGGAAATCAAGCCAGTTAAAAAAGCCGCTGAGAAAAAAGAGCCTGAGAAAACTGAAAAGGCTGAAAAGCACGAGCCGAAAAAAGCGGAAAAGAAAACCGAAAAGCCCGAAAAGAAAGTAGAGCATAAAAAGGCTGAAAGACCGGTTCGCAAACCACCGACAAAGAAAAAGTAAATCAGTAAATCAGAGCCCCGAATGTGAATGAGGGGTAATTTAAATTCCAAAAGCCCGCCGGTTTCTTGTCCGTCATAGTTTTAACGATGGCGGAATCCGGCGGGTTTTCTTTTATCTACTGTGCTGCTGTTCTAATACTCTCCGCCTTAGGCGGTTTCCTTCTTGACAGCAGGGCGAATATCCCGAAAATCAATGCTTGAAAAGGGACTGGCTTGTTGCGTCGAAGCTTGCCCGCCGCAGGTGGGTTTTGGGCGAAGACGGAAAAAATCGACCCTTGTAAAGGAAAGTTAAACCGGAAAATAGCCGATAAAGGGTTAACGCAATTGTCTTTAAGGAAATAATATGATGTTTGAGACTCAAAAAGGTCTGATAAAAACAATGAATCCGTTTATGGTGAGCGGAGTCGAACCAAAGCTTCAGATGCAGCAGAGTTATCAGCGTACTCGTGAGATGACGCTTGATGATATGTTGTTGGAGAATCGGATTATATTTATGATTGGCGAGATATCTTATGGCTTGGCTGCGACTGTGATTATGAAGATGTTATACCTCGACAATCAAAAACGCGGGACAGAGATAAGTCTTTACATAAATTCGCCTGGCGGCAGTGTTGACGACACGATGGCGATTTTTGATACGATGCGTTTCATTGGTTCGCCGGTTGCGACATAT of the Phycisphaerae bacterium genome contains:
- a CDS encoding nucleotidyltransferase domain-containing protein; this translates as MDKKIIKIARLYAQKVRDYMPVDMVILYGSHAKGTATKSSDIDIAVVVDKFKGDYLQVSADLFGLVRDVNIQIEPVLLCRSMDKSGFLESVVKHGKIVYKAIA
- a CDS encoding AP2 domain-containing protein; protein product: MPKLYLHIPPIPYFLPTFIMRIGVWILLRHRIKKYGFAFRRIKLTSGKSIGTKPAETKYAIVDAEDYEKLNCYNWQCLTSRSTFYAVRLRLNNEKAKIMRMHREIMQAPKGMVVDHIDHDGLNNCKSNLRIATPSENRRNSRKAKGTSSKFKGVCWHKSNKKWSVGININGRRKHLGSFDNEAEAAKTYDKAVKKYHGEFAVLNFEETDH
- a CDS encoding HEPN domain-containing protein, with protein sequence MNAQKKIEYWMDTAHYDLVSAKAMLDKKRYLYVGFLCHQVVEKTLKAYYWHSQKKEPPYIHNLIVLSEKSEFVTKADESHFILFNQLMPLNIQARYPEDKQLLLKSLNSKKCTELYKSTKGFYTWTKKLLK
- the tig gene encoding trigger factor, with product MAKETKPTETETKDEIKNAVSIADAGPCKKKISVEIPAEKITKVLDEQYDQFRRDALVPGFRKGRAPRRLLEKRFGKDVTEQVKLKLLAEASEAAIKDNNLESLGEPNIEHEKVELPATGPMKFEFEIEVRPAIDLPVLEGIPVEKPKLEVTKDSIDSEILELQKRLGTWKPKDGKIAVDDQIIADVVLKPEGGETEKIANSEIHVHPRGFVGKVVVEDLDKLLVGAKSGDVKTTTTEVPATFFDEKYRGKKVEVEIKISDVKQLIPIELNEDFFKRIGIANEEELRNTLTRRNEQNLERQARDAMRQEIRNYLNEKVSFDLPMDIVADQSRSILQRQYTRLLLQGLKAEDVQTQMEELKASSQEQAQEQLRAFFVMDTVAKKLGIEATEEEINGYIAQAAMYRQVRPEKLREQMSRDGSLAEAALEIREIKCLDKILESAKVTEVAPEKLAAKHKKAEIKPVKKAAEKKEPEKTEKAEKHEPKKAEKKTEKPEKKVEHKKAERPVRKPPTKKK
- a CDS encoding DNA methyltransferase — encoded protein: MEELINKIIAGDCIEILNTVKEPFADLVFADPPFNIGYKYDKYNDKKEKQHYIDWTKQWMSACNNVLKPTGSFYIAIGDDYAAQVKIIAEDELKLFCRNWIIWHYTFGQQTKNKFARSHTHIFYFVKDKKQFTFNDYAIRCPSDRQLIYNDKRANSVGKTPDDVWDSFSRVCGTFKERQLWHPCQMPELLLARIIAASSNAGDCVLDPFIGSGTTAVVAAQYGRNYCGIDISQSYAKKTTERIEQTLKQKKTKENLYFNPMELTEIKRLFVETGLGIAQLVENNKLLEIFTKQFALRMNNGKKYDAGQIATVLKDFVSSEKRK
- a CDS encoding DUF2971 domain-containing protein, coding for MEPSPKILYKYRPLSGNNFKFTHNIFINNELYFSHPDQFNDPFDCKIPPNLKNVTKEQMLKYIENINSEKFAKVGIDLVKAKQFINNKPISELRVYFSDKFKSYLNMGVLSLSELEPCNKKNVGLAILMWSHYTDSHQGICIGFDYNKLLFGFNNNPCIPDNVKYPPANEYNWNPFTNNEKEITDKIFFTKASCWEYEQEWRVVLPEKPRTLQKFNPDALVSVHLGCKIGKDKETVINWCLQRNLKPKIYETKINELSYLLKEYEIVY